A part of Palaemon carinicauda isolate YSFRI2023 chromosome 8, ASM3689809v2, whole genome shotgun sequence genomic DNA contains:
- the LOC137645588 gene encoding uncharacterized protein, with amino-acid sequence MIIIIIAISQSSHGGTEEGTHHSQEEVQSEVYKTDSSSTPVRIVFDAAASYQGISLNDLLAKGPDVINNLLGILLRFREGKIGVVGDIKKMYNTVKLSEEDMHTHRFLWRNFELERDPSHYKLKTVTFGDKPSGSIAMMALRKTAEINNCFPLASKMIVEGSYVDDIISSVNSKDCALERIKEVEEVLRLGGFQIKY; translated from the exons atgatcatcatcataatagcaATATCGCAGAGCAGCCATGGAGGAACTGAAGAGGGAACGCACCACAGCCAAGAGGAGGTTCAATCGGAAG TTTATAAAACAGATTCCTCATCAACCCCAGTGAGAATAGTATTTGATGCTGCAGCATCATATCAAGGAATATCTCTGAATGACCTACTTGCAAAGGGACCTGATGTAATTAATAACCTATTGGGAATACTATTACGATTCAGGGAAGGAAAGATAGGCGTGGTTGGTGATATTAAAAAGATGTACAATACTGTAAAACTTTCAGAAGAGGATATGCATACTCACAGGTTTTTATGGAGAAACTTTGAGTTAGAAAGAGATCCTAGTCATTATAAATTGAAGACTGTTACATTTGGGGATAAACCCTCAGGATCTATTGCAATGATGGCACTTCGTAAAACTGCAGAAATTAATAATTGCTTTCCGCTAGCATCCAAGATGATAGTAGAGGGCTCTTATGTCGATGACATCATCAGTAGTGTTAACTCGAAGGATTGTGCATTGGAAAGGAttaaagaagtagaagaagtatTAAGATTGGGAGGATTTCAGATTAAATACTAG
- the LOC137645590 gene encoding uncharacterized protein: MDSGVDTFPQPLRLYAHIPVDVAGPLPASQGHHYLFTVINRSTCWTEALPMGTLMSALCTSALLSGWIAIYGISEHITSDRGASMVDRPNSKSLGLNTVPSVKFSPGLNPIGRSFNILATSYITDCSSPKDMTDSPMILYHKPRKGQKDLG, encoded by the exons atggattcaggagtggacacctttcctcaacctttgcGGCTTTATGCACACATTCCCGTCGATGTAGCGGGTCCCCTACctgcatcacaaggacatcattacctgtttaccgtcatcaaccgctccacttgttggacTGAAGCCCTTCCCATGGGAACTTTAATGtctgccttatgtacatctgccttactctccggtTGGATAGCGATAtatggtatctctgagcatattacttctgacaggg GAGCTTCGATGGTAGATCGACCCAATAGTAAATCATTAGGTCTTAACACAGTCCCTTCGGTAAAGTTTTCCCCTGGTTTAAACCCAATAGGCCGTTCATTCAACATATTGGCAACTTCATACATTACAGATTGTAGTTCCCCAAAAGATATGACTGATTCACCTATGATTCTG TATCACAAACCCAGAAAGGGCCAAAAAGATCTAGGCTAA
- the LOC137645589 gene encoding uncharacterized protein → MKQISIPRLELCAAVLASRLRATVEINMRYRFSKVIHITDSEIVRAQIQKESHQFNSFVGIRVAEIQSKTEPIEWFWVSSKENNADLTTRKCNPRELDTESVWQKGPEFLYQNSSEWPVKQSTVSDLPDVVFARVALNEGEINSSSQVIDIQRFSNMKRLLSVMARIISAIKKKSFKAILCDPSTEEIQQAELYFVINAQASLPQDWEKRYRRLGPVSREDGIVTVGSRMSKRLKDNWDQNQFILLPPKHPFSLIYMSHIHQKDHSGVESSLARAQVKYWILGATKTMKSIRKQCVVCRRIDKICTSQAMGELPKET, encoded by the coding sequence ATGAAACAAATCAGTATACCACGATTAGAACTGTGTGCTGCTGTTTTAGCATCGAGATTGAGGGCAACCGTTGAAATCAATATGAGATACAGATTCTCTAAGGTAATCCACATCACTGACAGTGAGATAGTAAGAGCACAGATCCAGAAGGAATCCCACCAGTTTAATTCCTTTGTTGGAATTAGGGTTGCAGAAATTCAGTCCAAAACTGAACCCATAGAATGGTTTTGGGTATCTTCCAAGGAAAACAACGCTGATTTGACTACTAGGAAATGTAACCCCAGAGAATTAGACACAGAATCTGTTTGGCAAAAGGGTCCAGAATTCCTGTATCAAAATTCCTCGGAATGGCCTGTAAAACAGAGTACAGTATCGGATCTTCCTGATGTTGTTTTTGCAAGAGTGGCCTtaaatgaaggagaaattaattcaaGTAGCCAGGTGATTGATATCCAAAGATTTAGCAATATGAAAAGACTGTTATCAGTGATGGCTAGAATTATtagtgcaataaagaaaaaatcgtTTAAGGCTATATTGTGCGATCCTAGTACAGAAGAGATACAGCAAGCTGAGTTGTATTTCGTCATAAACGCTCAAGCAAGTTTGCCACAAGACTGGGAAAAGAGGTATAGACGTTTAGGACCAGTTTCGAGAGAGGATGGCATAGTCACCGTGGGTAGCAGGATGTCCAAAAGGTTGAAGGACAATTGGGATCAGAATCAGTTTATACTTCTCCCACCAAAGCACCCattctctttaatatatatgtcTCACATACATCAAAAGGATCACAGTGGAGTTGAATCAAGTCTTGCTAGAGCTCAAGTGAAATATTGGATATTGGGAGCAACGAAAACAATGAAATCTATTAGAAAACAGTGTGTAGTATGTCGAAGAATTGACAAGATCTGTACATCACAAGCTATGGGAGAGTTGCCAAAAGAGACTTGA